In a single window of the Melioribacteraceae bacterium genome:
- a CDS encoding FAD:protein FMN transferase gives MKNIFTYILLAIFSISCTGDGDNVVSRSSIVMGSSIEVQIRGVNSVKANKAIDLAFSEARRIDTLFSTYLPGNPMWEINNSLADQIIINNEFFDLLEQCDTLWKISNGAFDPAIGNLIELIGFDKNNPKLPNESDVKKVLESIGWKKIKLVKPNILIKPAEVKLSFNACVPGYAADNIANLLYNYGIKEFLVNVGGEIFASGNNWKVGIQHPRNENEILMVVKPDKYAVATSGDYQQYFTEDGKRFTHIFDPITGKSSSECSSVSIISKNTMWADALSTAVFVLGVQKGLELIEQLENVEGIIIDNKGNLHKSSNFEEFIQR, from the coding sequence ATGAAGAATATTTTCACATACATATTGCTTGCTATCTTTTCTATTTCATGCACAGGTGACGGAGATAATGTTGTTAGCCGATCATCAATAGTAATGGGCTCTTCCATTGAAGTGCAAATCCGTGGGGTTAACAGTGTAAAAGCAAATAAGGCAATTGATCTTGCGTTTTCTGAAGCTAGAAGAATTGATACATTATTTTCTACATATCTCCCAGGTAATCCGATGTGGGAAATAAATAATTCTTTAGCCGATCAAATAATAATTAATAATGAGTTTTTTGATCTACTTGAACAATGCGATACACTTTGGAAAATTTCTAATGGTGCTTTCGATCCCGCCATTGGTAATTTAATTGAATTAATCGGTTTTGATAAAAATAATCCTAAACTGCCTAATGAATCTGATGTAAAAAAAGTACTTGAATCCATCGGGTGGAAAAAAATAAAATTAGTTAAACCCAATATTTTAATAAAACCGGCGGAAGTGAAATTATCATTTAACGCTTGTGTTCCAGGTTATGCCGCGGATAATATAGCCAACCTTCTTTATAACTATGGTATTAAAGAATTTTTAGTAAATGTTGGAGGGGAAATATTTGCCAGTGGTAATAATTGGAAAGTTGGCATCCAACATCCAAGAAATGAAAATGAAATACTAATGGTGGTTAAACCGGATAAATATGCGGTCGCTACTTCGGGGGATTATCAGCAATATTTTACTGAAGATGGAAAGCGATTCACGCACATTTTTGATCCGATTACGGGTAAATCATCTAGTGAGTGTTCCTCTGTTTCAATAATATCTAAAAACACAATGTGGGCAGACGCTCTTTCAACTGCGGTGTTTGTGCTTGGTGTTCAAAAGGGCCTTGAACTAATTGAACAATTGGAAAATGTTGAAGGCATTATAATCGATAATAAAGGAAATCTACATAAGTCATCAAATTTTGAAGAGTTTATTCAGAGGTAA
- a CDS encoding PAS domain S-box protein, giving the protein MIIPETNYLIAFLILLIPTLFIFQYVVMGRKERQLSILKNELRKKNDNINANESLYRQMFQDNISIMLLLDKESMEIIDANNAAVKFYGYSHNLLINKKYYEICPDSTHLNFNVTKTNITGTNQLIISNHILADGTNKFVEVAFSFLEAKEREIVYAIIHDISERIIAQKELVESEKKYRALFDNIQDGIFIIQDAKFVLCNNALADMLGYKVEELIGEPFGRVIAPEDFDLVVGRYKHRLEGLDVPNSYEFRACHKDPSINVYLQLHVGVTEFNGKPTSIGTVKNITGKKDADKKLRELSEIIRQTQSTVILTDVQGKIVYVNNAFTELTGYTSEEVIGQSPNILKWDNTCRNIFTQLWDHILKGRSWRGELLNKKKDGTKFWVKVSISPIMDEKGTIINFVAIEDDITFEKYAREEIHKNEKLLSTVLNNAPIVLFIIDNNETVKFARGSLLAELNINPDNTVGRNIKEFLVGFDELYSDLKLALTGKTFSANYKIGNLVVENSYSPFLGSDGSVIGTFGLSTNVTARFETEQKLIDAKEDALKSSKLKTDFLAQMSHEIRTPVSTILNYTTLIEEALIDKIVDHDLKNAFASIESGGRRLIRTIDMILNMSQFQSGTFRPLFEYFDLNEILKQVTSELSRQAEIKNILLQYNSADKKYIIQADHISVTQIFINLIDNAIKYTHHGTVTVRLEESENHYCVTVKDTGIGMSKEYLQNIFTPFSQEETGYTRKFEGTGLGLALVKKYVEVNNATIKVDSVKDTGTTFSILFKKDVS; this is encoded by the coding sequence ATGATAATTCCAGAAACCAATTATCTAATTGCCTTCTTAATTCTATTAATTCCAACTCTCTTCATTTTTCAGTATGTAGTGATGGGTAGGAAAGAACGACAGTTATCCATTTTAAAAAATGAGTTAAGAAAGAAAAATGATAATATTAATGCCAATGAATCTCTCTATCGTCAAATGTTTCAGGATAATATTTCCATTATGCTTTTGCTCGATAAGGAGAGTATGGAAATTATTGACGCTAATAATGCGGCGGTGAAATTTTATGGTTACTCACACAACTTATTGATCAATAAAAAGTATTATGAAATATGTCCAGATTCGACTCATCTCAATTTTAATGTAACTAAAACAAACATTACCGGGACAAATCAACTTATAATTTCAAATCACATCTTAGCTGATGGTACAAATAAATTTGTTGAAGTGGCGTTCAGTTTTTTGGAGGCAAAAGAGAGAGAAATAGTTTACGCCATAATCCATGATATTTCTGAAAGAATTATAGCTCAAAAGGAATTGGTGGAATCTGAGAAAAAGTATCGTGCTTTATTCGATAATATACAAGATGGTATTTTTATAATTCAAGATGCCAAATTTGTATTATGTAATAACGCATTGGCAGATATGCTTGGCTATAAAGTTGAAGAATTGATTGGTGAACCATTCGGACGAGTAATTGCTCCGGAGGATTTTGATCTGGTTGTCGGACGTTATAAACACAGGTTAGAAGGACTTGATGTACCAAATAGTTACGAATTTAGAGCATGTCATAAAGATCCATCAATAAATGTTTATCTGCAACTTCATGTGGGAGTAACTGAATTTAATGGCAAGCCGACATCCATCGGCACTGTAAAAAATATTACAGGTAAAAAGGATGCTGATAAAAAGTTGAGAGAGCTTTCGGAGATCATCCGCCAAACGCAATCAACAGTAATATTGACCGATGTACAAGGTAAAATTGTATATGTAAATAATGCCTTCACAGAATTAACCGGTTATACATCCGAGGAAGTTATTGGGCAATCACCCAATATTTTAAAATGGGATAACACATGCAGAAATATTTTTACTCAACTTTGGGATCATATTTTAAAAGGAAGAAGCTGGAGAGGAGAACTCTTAAATAAAAAGAAAGATGGTACCAAGTTTTGGGTTAAAGTTTCGATTTCTCCAATCATGGATGAAAAAGGAACAATAATTAATTTTGTTGCAATAGAGGATGATATAACATTTGAAAAGTATGCACGAGAAGAAATTCATAAAAATGAAAAACTTTTAAGTACCGTTCTAAATAATGCTCCAATTGTTTTATTTATTATTGATAATAATGAAACTGTGAAATTTGCGCGAGGCAGCTTGCTGGCTGAGCTTAATATTAATCCTGATAACACCGTCGGGAGAAATATTAAAGAATTTTTGGTCGGTTTTGATGAATTATATTCTGATTTGAAATTAGCACTTACTGGTAAAACATTCTCAGCAAACTATAAAATAGGAAATTTGGTAGTTGAAAATTCTTACTCGCCATTTCTCGGTTCTGATGGATCAGTGATTGGTACTTTTGGATTATCTACAAATGTAACCGCACGATTCGAAACTGAGCAAAAATTAATTGACGCCAAAGAAGATGCGCTGAAATCAAGCAAATTAAAAACAGATTTTTTGGCCCAGATGTCACACGAAATTAGAACTCCGGTGAGCACAATATTAAATTATACAACCTTGATTGAGGAGGCTTTGATAGATAAAATAGTGGATCACGATCTTAAAAACGCATTCGCTTCAATTGAAAGCGGAGGACGGAGATTGATAAGAACAATTGATATGATACTAAATATGTCTCAATTTCAGAGTGGTACATTTAGACCTCTATTTGAATATTTTGATCTGAATGAAATTTTAAAACAAGTTACTTCAGAGTTAAGCCGACAGGCAGAAATAAAAAATATTTTACTACAATATAATTCGGCTGATAAAAAATATATTATTCAGGCAGATCATATAAGTGTAACACAGATTTTTATTAATCTTATCGATAACGCTATTAAATATACTCATCATGGTACAGTAACTGTGAGACTTGAAGAATCAGAAAATCATTATTGTGTTACAGTAAAGGATACAGGAATCGGCATGTCAAAAGAATATTTGCAGAATATTTTCACTCCATTTTCACAAGAAGAGACAGGCTACACAAGGAAATTTGAAGGCACCGGTTTGGGATTGGCACTTGTAAAAAAATATGTTGAAGTTAACAATGCAACAATAAAAGTTGATAGCGTTAAAGATACAGGTACCACTTTTTCAATCTTATTTAAAAAAGATGTAAGTTGA
- a CDS encoding SoxR reducing system RseC family protein, which produces MLNESFIESGTILKIDDDFTDVLIHSKNECEECSAKIFCTPTSANLNVLRIQKLAGKNVGDDIKIEINSKSIVSQALIIYLLPLIILLIVVALTYNLFSASNNKELLAFTGAIISLVVYFFLLNLKRKFFPSDQRSIVNILN; this is translated from the coding sequence ATGCTGAATGAGTCATTTATAGAAAGTGGCACTATACTTAAAATCGATGATGATTTTACCGATGTGTTGATCCATTCAAAAAATGAATGTGAGGAATGCTCCGCTAAAATATTTTGTACTCCAACCTCCGCGAATTTAAATGTTCTTAGAATCCAGAAGTTAGCAGGGAAAAATGTTGGTGATGATATTAAGATTGAGATTAATTCAAAAAGTATAGTTAGCCAAGCGTTAATAATTTACTTATTACCGCTTATTATTTTACTCATAGTTGTAGCTTTAACCTATAACCTGTTTAGTGCATCAAACAATAAAGAGCTCCTTGCTTTTACGGGTGCGATTATATCGTTGGTAGTTTATTTCTTCCTCCTTAATTTAAAGAGAAAATTTTTCCCCTCCGATCAACGGAGCATCGTTAATATACTTAACTAG
- a CDS encoding saccharopine dehydrogenase NADP-binding domain-containing protein, with translation MNNKLMIYGANGYSAKLIIHEALSCGIKPVLAGRNSKEIKKVAEAFDLPYKVFNLEDESTINDNLNEIHTILNCAGPFKHTAKELIEGCLRNKVNYLDITGEMPVFYLAYSKDSEAQTAGITILPGAGFDIIPTDCLAKRLASLLPDATNLKLGFMNYGGKISRGTLLTSLDFIGGTGKIRRGGKVINSPIGEYKVEVDLPNFKMSGFSIPWGDVFTSFISTGIENSEVYLGTKYRILTNSTMLKLTVKLLGFEPVKKVAQRFISSRITGPTAQERVRAKTFIWGKVTNKKGESVEHVYRIMEGYNLTAKGAVLCAKKVLEGESKPGSFTPSNLFGDKFLDNFTLERVF, from the coding sequence GTGAATAATAAACTAATGATATATGGTGCAAATGGTTATTCGGCAAAGCTGATAATCCATGAAGCACTTTCTTGTGGAATAAAACCGGTTCTTGCCGGAAGAAATTCAAAGGAAATTAAAAAAGTAGCAGAAGCTTTTGATTTGCCATACAAAGTATTCAATCTCGAAGATGAATCTACAATAAATGATAACCTTAACGAAATCCATACCATCCTAAATTGTGCCGGACCATTTAAACATACCGCCAAAGAATTAATTGAAGGATGTTTAAGAAATAAAGTTAATTATCTCGATATTACCGGTGAGATGCCGGTTTTTTATTTAGCCTATTCTAAAGATTCTGAAGCTCAAACAGCGGGTATTACTATTTTACCCGGAGCTGGATTTGATATTATTCCCACCGATTGTTTGGCAAAAAGATTAGCCTCATTGCTGCCGGATGCTACTAACTTAAAATTAGGTTTTATGAATTACGGGGGAAAGATATCCCGGGGTACTTTATTAACATCATTAGATTTTATCGGCGGCACAGGTAAAATTAGAAGAGGGGGCAAAGTTATTAATTCTCCAATTGGTGAATATAAAGTTGAAGTAGATTTACCAAATTTTAAAATGTCCGGATTTTCAATTCCATGGGGAGATGTATTCACTTCATTTATCTCTACCGGTATAGAAAATTCCGAGGTGTATCTTGGAACAAAATATAGAATTCTAACGAACTCAACTATGTTGAAATTAACGGTGAAACTATTGGGCTTTGAGCCGGTCAAAAAAGTTGCTCAAAGATTTATTTCCAGCAGAATAACCGGACCAACGGCTCAAGAAAGAGTCAGAGCAAAAACTTTTATCTGGGGAAAAGTTACCAATAAAAAGGGGGAATCTGTTGAGCATGTTTACAGAATAATGGAGGGGTATAATTTAACAGCTAAGGGGGCAGTGCTGTGTGCAAAAAAAGTTCTTGAAGGAGAATCTAAACCTGGCAGTTTTACTCCATCAAATTTATTTGGAGATAAGTTTCTCGATAATTTTACTCTTGAAAGAGTATTCTAA
- the rsxA gene encoding electron transport complex subunit RsxA, translating to MDLLIIFISASVVNNFVLSYFLGICPFIGVSNKTSSALSMGMATTFVMVLTAMVSWILFFLVLIPYHLEFLQIPSFILVIASLVQFVEMVIKKVSQPLYRALGIFLPLITTNCAILGLALLLSMRNYSFIQSIVFGLGAGAGFTLALLIMSGIREELELTDVPQPFRGAPITLITAGLLALAFMGFAGMI from the coding sequence ATGGATTTATTGATAATATTTATCTCCGCTTCGGTAGTTAATAATTTTGTTCTTTCCTATTTTTTAGGGATTTGCCCTTTTATCGGGGTTTCCAACAAAACAAGTTCTGCTCTTTCAATGGGAATGGCTACCACATTTGTGATGGTATTGACCGCGATGGTTAGCTGGATTTTGTTTTTTCTAGTATTAATTCCGTACCACCTCGAGTTTCTTCAAATACCATCTTTTATTTTAGTAATTGCTTCACTCGTTCAATTTGTTGAAATGGTAATTAAAAAAGTTAGTCAGCCATTATATCGTGCGTTAGGAATATTTTTACCACTAATTACAACTAACTGCGCAATACTCGGATTGGCGCTTTTGCTTTCTATGAGAAATTACTCCTTTATTCAGAGTATAGTTTTTGGATTAGGCGCCGGAGCTGGATTTACACTGGCACTCTTAATTATGTCGGGCATCAGAGAAGAACTAGAGTTGACTGATGTGCCTCAGCCTTTCCGTGGCGCACCAATAACATTAATCACAGCCGGCTTATTGGCATTGGCTTTTATGGGTTTTGCTGGGATGATTTAA
- a CDS encoding FMN-binding protein, translated as MKTVIRMLSTLTLIGILSGGLLAFVNGWADPLIKANQKAETEKAIYLVNPEGKNYSKIDSKLLEAYKVVDGTDKLIGYSIAREGNGFQGKIRIMIGVSDDLESINSIEILEQTETPGLGTKVTEEPFTSQFKGLPPSPVVEWVKGIPPSKPNEIQAVTGATISSKAVVEIINDGLTVARELKKKGDL; from the coding sequence ATGAAAACAGTAATTAGAATGTTATCTACATTAACTTTAATTGGAATTCTATCCGGTGGATTGCTGGCGTTTGTTAATGGCTGGGCAGATCCATTAATTAAAGCTAATCAAAAAGCTGAAACTGAAAAGGCGATCTATCTCGTAAATCCTGAAGGGAAGAACTATTCAAAAATTGATTCTAAATTACTTGAGGCCTATAAAGTAGTTGATGGAACTGATAAATTAATTGGTTATTCTATTGCTAGAGAGGGAAATGGCTTTCAGGGAAAAATTAGGATTATGATTGGCGTTTCGGATGATTTGGAATCAATAAATTCAATAGAAATTCTAGAACAAACTGAAACACCTGGACTCGGCACAAAAGTAACTGAAGAACCGTTTACTTCTCAATTTAAAGGTTTACCTCCTTCTCCGGTTGTTGAATGGGTGAAAGGTATTCCGCCATCAAAACCCAACGAAATTCAAGCCGTCACCGGCGCTACAATCTCTTCTAAAGCAGTAGTTGAAATAATTAATGATGGACTGACTGTAGCACGAGAACTTAAAAAGAAGGGGGATTTGTGA
- a CDS encoding electron transport complex subunit E, whose protein sequence is MSKNKSLSYEFIKGLWETNPVFRQVLGMCPTLAVTVSVVNGVAMALATTFVLVFSSVLISSVRKLIPAQVRIAAYIVVIATFVTITDLVMKAQFPPLSKALGPFIPLIVVNCIILGRAEAFASKNTPFRSFIDALGNGVGFLIALTVMSSVRELFGSRTLLGYQVLPQNYEPMLVMILPAGAFLTLGLLMGIANAYTQHKKKSEHDSIVAKYKEAKISSSIKVEEA, encoded by the coding sequence GTGAGTAAGAATAAATCTCTAAGTTATGAATTTATAAAAGGATTGTGGGAGACCAATCCGGTTTTTAGGCAAGTACTCGGAATGTGTCCAACTCTCGCGGTTACTGTCTCCGTGGTTAACGGAGTTGCAATGGCTCTTGCTACTACATTTGTATTAGTGTTTTCAAGTGTGCTTATTTCTAGTGTCCGCAAGTTGATTCCTGCTCAGGTTAGAATTGCCGCTTACATTGTAGTAATTGCAACATTTGTTACAATAACTGATTTAGTAATGAAAGCTCAATTTCCTCCATTAAGTAAAGCGCTTGGTCCTTTCATCCCTCTTATAGTTGTAAATTGCATAATCTTAGGACGTGCTGAGGCATTCGCTTCAAAAAATACCCCCTTCCGCTCATTTATTGATGCGCTTGGTAATGGTGTTGGATTTTTAATCGCTCTTACAGTAATGAGTTCGGTGAGAGAATTATTTGGATCAAGAACATTGTTAGGTTATCAAGTTTTACCCCAAAATTATGAACCAATGCTTGTTATGATTTTACCCGCCGGGGCATTTTTAACTCTTGGATTATTGATGGGAATTGCAAACGCCTATACACAGCATAAGAAAAAGTCAGAGCATGATTCGATAGTCGCTAAATATAAAGAAGCCAAAATTTCCTCATCGATAAAAGTAGAGGAGGCATAA
- a CDS encoding acyl--CoA ligase — MISNSNNLNHWVFEAHAKPMHELFIIGENIKITRDDFLIKSLSAANYLSNRNISEGDHVAIYCDNKWEYLVVVQALWFIGSVPILFHTKILQSDLPDMALKSKSKFIITDKNDFDSFSKDNMNFIFMDQIFNYHGSLDITGLPIFQLSQKAVCLFTSGSTGDRKLVVHTFHSLQENYFQSNSLFNFEENDLWLLSLPLYHIGGFMIFIRALLSNAKLFIPTNSSHSEIMDALTNQPITHCSIVPTTLQRMNRENYKPNKSIKNIFVGGGPGDASIFNLAKNLGYPITKVYGSTETSSMICALTGNYSNDKINSVGKPIGNTEIIIDKNKSQESASLGEILIKTNSIFEEYYNDKSSTQQAFKDGYYKSGDAGYFDAEGFLYITGRVDNIIVSGGENISPIEIENCIKSIDKISDAAVVGIPDVIWGTAVAAAIIIKDSTEWDEIEVRHELKRLLAPHKIPKKIIFVKSIPRSELGKTNYEALVKLFKD; from the coding sequence TAATTTAAATCATTGGGTGTTTGAAGCTCATGCAAAACCAATGCATGAATTATTCATTATTGGTGAGAATATTAAAATAACGAGAGACGATTTTTTAATTAAATCATTATCTGCAGCTAATTATCTTTCAAATAGAAATATAAGCGAAGGGGACCATGTAGCTATTTATTGTGATAATAAATGGGAGTATCTCGTAGTAGTTCAAGCATTATGGTTTATTGGATCGGTACCAATTCTATTTCACACCAAAATTTTACAATCCGATCTGCCGGATATGGCACTAAAAAGTAAATCTAAATTTATAATCACTGATAAAAATGATTTCGATTCTTTTTCAAAAGATAATATGAATTTCATTTTCATGGATCAGATTTTTAATTATCACGGATCATTGGACATTACCGGTTTACCAATTTTTCAGCTTTCCCAAAAAGCGGTTTGCTTATTTACCTCCGGTTCAACGGGTGATAGAAAATTAGTGGTTCATACTTTTCATTCATTACAAGAGAATTATTTCCAATCAAACTCACTTTTCAATTTTGAAGAAAATGATTTGTGGTTATTATCGCTTCCTCTTTATCATATTGGTGGATTCATGATTTTCATCAGGGCACTTCTAAGTAATGCTAAATTATTCATTCCAACTAATTCTAGTCATTCCGAAATAATGGATGCCTTGACCAATCAACCAATAACACACTGTTCAATTGTTCCAACAACACTTCAGCGGATGAATAGAGAGAATTATAAACCCAATAAGTCGATTAAAAATATATTTGTCGGTGGTGGCCCCGGAGATGCCAGTATTTTTAATTTGGCGAAAAATTTGGGATATCCAATTACAAAAGTTTATGGCAGTACCGAAACTTCTTCAATGATTTGCGCTTTAACCGGCAATTACTCGAATGATAAAATTAATTCAGTTGGTAAGCCAATCGGCAACACTGAAATAATTATTGATAAAAATAAATCACAGGAATCTGCAAGTCTGGGAGAAATTCTTATAAAAACAAATTCCATTTTCGAGGAATATTACAACGATAAATCTTCGACACAACAAGCATTTAAAGATGGATACTACAAATCGGGTGATGCGGGATATTTTGATGCGGAGGGTTTCCTCTATATTACGGGGCGAGTTGATAATATTATTGTATCCGGCGGCGAAAACATCTCACCAATAGAAATCGAAAACTGTATAAAATCCATAGATAAAATTAGTGATGCAGCAGTCGTTGGAATACCTGATGTAATTTGGGGTACTGCGGTAGCTGCCGCAATAATAATAAAAGACTCTACAGAATGGGACGAAATTGAGGTCAGACATGAATTAAAGAGACTACTAGCCCCGCATAAAATTCCAAAGAAGATAATATTTGTAAAATCAATTCCGAGAAGTGAACTCGGAAAAACTAATTATGAAGCGTTAGTAAAACTGTTTAAAGATTAG
- a CDS encoding RnfABCDGE type electron transport complex subunit B produces the protein MELTIIIAIITMGGLGFIFAGGLAYADRKLRVEENPLIAQVNESLPNANCGGCGFAGCYDFAVNVVEGKTSPNGCPVGGEETAKQIALLLGIEVGDSVKNYPVLLCRGGNSEAVKKMVSYYGPLSCKAMHIVSGGDKLCYYGCLGGGDCVSVCPFNAMIMNENGLPEVIEELCTGCGICVKSCPRNVLEMHPVSHNVFVFCKNQDDPKRSKEVCSVSCLGCGICARKSDGGIEMVNNLGIINYDKLDDSKIPFDKCSTGAIAYKNKLIN, from the coding sequence ATGGAATTGACAATTATTATTGCAATAATTACAATGGGTGGGCTTGGATTTATTTTTGCTGGAGGTTTAGCATATGCCGATAGGAAGCTTAGAGTAGAGGAAAATCCATTAATCGCTCAAGTTAATGAATCATTGCCGAATGCAAATTGCGGAGGATGTGGTTTTGCCGGTTGTTATGATTTTGCTGTAAATGTTGTAGAAGGGAAAACATCCCCTAACGGCTGTCCGGTTGGCGGTGAAGAAACGGCAAAACAAATCGCCTTGCTTCTTGGAATTGAAGTTGGCGACTCAGTTAAAAATTATCCCGTTTTACTTTGCCGTGGCGGTAATAGTGAAGCGGTAAAAAAAATGGTTTCATATTATGGCCCGTTAAGCTGTAAAGCGATGCACATCGTTTCCGGTGGAGATAAATTATGTTATTATGGCTGTTTGGGAGGGGGCGATTGTGTATCCGTATGCCCTTTTAATGCGATGATTATGAATGAAAATGGTTTACCCGAAGTAATTGAAGAATTGTGTACCGGTTGCGGAATTTGTGTTAAATCTTGTCCCAGAAATGTGCTCGAAATGCATCCTGTTTCTCACAATGTATTTGTGTTCTGCAAAAATCAAGATGATCCAAAACGTTCTAAAGAGGTTTGTTCCGTATCCTGTTTAGGATGTGGAATTTGCGCCCGCAAATCGGATGGCGGAATTGAAATGGTTAATAATCTCGGTATTATTAATTATGATAAACTTGATGATTCAAAAATTCCCTTTGATAAGTGTTCAACCGGTGCAATCGCCTATAAAAATAAATTGATTAATTGA
- a CDS encoding toxin-antitoxin system YwqK family antitoxin produces MRSFIKNIFLLILFFSTNNYAQIIGEIKREYYKNGKVKSEGIFSNGTKVGIYKEFYESGKIWKEWYFENGKEEGLSTWYFEDGTISMKWNYERGKLQGISKWFYETGELWAEPNYRDDIQDGFSNTYYKSGVLQAIWSYRNGKLNGISKIFFENGKLEVERNYIDDKLEGISKVYYDYGNIALEANYRNDRLDGNSYFYYPDGSIKVVDTYNNGQIVKRIRYDISGKFDKVEESFDDFYDDGFMKAELKFREGKKEGVIREYHSNGYLKAELIYKNGRIDGPAIFYHDNGTLAENVNFFANGRDGISKKYDTNGILYSEEFYVDGIREGSAKYFYESGEVKSELIYRSNLIEGKVTHYYSTGKIKGEEYFVNGSKNGVATYYNEAGEMIELFNYKDNLLNGKVQSFNSERGVVFEGEFIDGLLKN; encoded by the coding sequence ATGAGATCATTTATCAAAAATATTTTTTTACTAATTCTCTTTTTCTCAACAAATAATTACGCGCAAATAATTGGCGAAATTAAAAGAGAGTATTATAAAAACGGCAAAGTTAAAAGCGAAGGTATATTTTCCAACGGTACCAAAGTGGGAATTTATAAAGAGTTTTACGAGAGCGGGAAAATTTGGAAGGAATGGTATTTTGAAAATGGCAAGGAGGAGGGGCTTTCTACCTGGTATTTTGAAGATGGCACAATAAGTATGAAGTGGAATTATGAAAGAGGAAAACTTCAAGGAATCTCTAAATGGTTTTACGAGACCGGCGAGCTTTGGGCAGAGCCAAATTATAGAGATGATATTCAGGATGGATTCTCAAATACTTATTATAAAAGCGGAGTGCTTCAAGCAATATGGAGTTATAGAAATGGTAAACTTAACGGCATCTCAAAAATATTTTTCGAGAATGGGAAGCTTGAAGTAGAAAGAAACTATATTGATGATAAACTTGAAGGTATTAGTAAAGTCTATTATGATTATGGAAATATTGCCCTCGAAGCTAATTATAGAAATGACAGATTAGATGGCAATTCTTATTTTTATTATCCTGACGGTTCTATAAAAGTTGTGGATACTTACAACAATGGCCAAATTGTAAAACGTATTCGGTACGATATCAGTGGTAAATTTGATAAGGTAGAGGAAAGTTTCGATGATTTCTATGATGATGGATTTATGAAAGCTGAGTTGAAATTTAGAGAGGGGAAAAAAGAAGGAGTAATTAGAGAATATCACTCCAACGGATATTTAAAAGCTGAGTTAATTTATAAAAACGGAAGAATTGATGGCCCGGCAATATTTTATCATGATAATGGTACACTCGCCGAGAATGTTAATTTTTTCGCGAATGGAAGAGACGGAATATCAAAAAAATATGATACTAATGGGATCCTCTACTCCGAGGAATTTTATGTAGATGGAATTAGAGAAGGCAGTGCAAAATATTTTTACGAATCGGGAGAAGTAAAATCGGAATTAATTTACCGGAGTAATCTTATTGAAGGCAAAGTAACGCACTATTACTCCACTGGAAAAATAAAAGGGGAGGAATACTTCGTAAACGGTTCAAAAAACGGAGTAGCTACATACTATAACGAAGCTGGGGAGATGATTGAACTTTTTAATTATAAAGACAATTTATTAAATGGGAAGGTTCAATCATTTAATTCGGAGAGGGGTGTTGTTTTTGAGGGTGAATTTATAGATGGATTACTTAAGAATTAG
- a CDS encoding acyl-CoA thioesterase: MFTTKVKVYFYDADPAGIIFYASLFKYVHAAYEEFMRSLHTERNFFFDKDYVLPIIHADADYIKPIKVGDELEIELMVSLLKKSSFELTYRFYKNNREFSAIAKTVHVCVLKEEFKKIELPDDFFNKLKTNL, encoded by the coding sequence ATGTTTACCACAAAAGTTAAAGTTTATTTTTATGATGCCGATCCGGCAGGAATAATATTCTACGCAAGCCTTTTCAAATATGTTCATGCGGCTTATGAAGAATTTATGAGGAGTCTGCATACCGAACGAAATTTCTTTTTTGATAAGGATTATGTTCTCCCCATAATTCACGCCGACGCTGATTATATAAAACCAATAAAAGTAGGAGATGAGCTCGAAATTGAGTTGATGGTAAGTTTACTTAAAAAATCCTCATTCGAACTGACTTATAGATTTTATAAAAATAATAGGGAATTTAGCGCTATCGCAAAAACTGTTCACGTTTGTGTATTGAAAGAAGAATTTAAAAAGATTGAACTACCTGATGATTTTTTTAACAAATTAAAAACTAATCTTTAA